The Kroppenstedtia pulmonis genome has a segment encoding these proteins:
- a CDS encoding HU family DNA-binding protein translates to MNKNDLITRISQKSGMTKKDVETVLNGFIDEVTDALVAGEKVQLIGFGTFETRRRAKRSGRNPQTGDVIEIPEANVPAFKAGSRLKEAVK, encoded by the coding sequence ATGAATAAAAACGATTTGATCACTCGCATTTCCCAGAAAAGTGGGATGACCAAGAAAGATGTTGAAACCGTGTTAAACGGTTTTATCGATGAAGTGACAGATGCTTTGGTGGCAGGGGAAAAAGTGCAATTGATCGGTTTCGGTACATTTGAAACACGCCGTCGTGCCAAGCGGAGCGGTCGAAATCCGCAAACCGGTGATGTCATTGAAATCCCGGAAGCCAACGTCCCCGCTTTTAAAGCAGGTAGCCGCCTCAAAGAAGCGGTTAAGTAA
- a CDS encoding RNA-binding S4 domain-containing protein — MRLDKFLKVSRLVKRRTLAKDLCDQGRVEVNNKTAKAGTVVSVGDLLTIQYGNRRVSARVESLKDTTRKEEADMMYTLEETSHSDAR; from the coding sequence ATGCGTCTGGACAAGTTTTTAAAGGTATCCCGTCTGGTGAAACGCAGAACTCTGGCCAAGGACTTGTGTGATCAGGGCCGGGTGGAAGTAAACAACAAGACTGCCAAGGCGGGGACCGTCGTGTCGGTAGGGGATCTACTGACCATTCAGTATGGAAACCGGAGGGTTTCGGCAAGGGTGGAATCATTGAAAGATACAACACGAAAAGAAGAGGCGGACATGATGTACACCCTTGAAGAAACTTCCCACAGCGATGCGAGATAA
- the yabP gene encoding sporulation protein YabP, producing the protein MYQKGVHGVEETYQANTTHEVVMTGRNTLDVSGVIGVESFDSEEFLLQTECGYLGIRGNNLHIKSLNLEQGRVAIEGELYEMSYLDDGTPRSEKAKGFFGRLFR; encoded by the coding sequence ATGTACCAAAAGGGGGTACATGGGGTGGAGGAAACTTACCAAGCCAACACGACGCATGAAGTGGTAATGACCGGCCGCAATACCCTGGATGTCTCCGGTGTGATCGGTGTGGAAAGCTTCGACAGCGAAGAGTTTTTGTTACAGACGGAATGTGGTTATCTGGGAATCCGGGGCAACAATTTGCATATTAAAAGCTTGAACCTGGAGCAGGGACGGGTCGCCATCGAGGGGGAGCTTTACGAAATGAGCTATCTGGATGACGGGACACCCCGCAGTGAAAAAGCGAAAGGCTTTTTTGGAAGGTTGTTCCGGTGA
- the yabQ gene encoding spore cortex biosynthesis protein YabQ has product MTLYTQWVTMGLMLGSGWLMGLILDTYRVLCHRFRLRGWVVSLVDLLYWSVSAGLVVSLLMWSNWGELRFYVFVAVISGLAVYYYWFSRGMMSWIRRILDGLEKIIRWLLKLLQVILWTPVVTVGIALYRLLTFLLRTCIQVLMFPLRLLKPAAKIFHPVLSPIQTGWGRIRRLFSGKKRRDD; this is encoded by the coding sequence GTGACGCTCTATACCCAGTGGGTGACAATGGGCTTGATGTTGGGGTCCGGTTGGCTGATGGGCTTGATTTTGGACACCTACAGAGTGTTGTGTCATCGTTTTCGACTGCGGGGATGGGTCGTTTCCCTGGTGGACCTTCTCTATTGGTCCGTCTCTGCCGGTTTGGTTGTAAGTTTGTTGATGTGGAGCAACTGGGGAGAGTTACGCTTTTATGTGTTTGTTGCAGTTATTTCGGGACTGGCTGTCTATTATTATTGGTTCAGTCGGGGCATGATGAGTTGGATTCGCCGTATTCTGGATGGTCTGGAAAAGATCATTCGGTGGCTGCTGAAACTGCTCCAAGTCATTTTGTGGACACCGGTGGTAACGGTAGGAATCGCTTTGTATCGACTGTTGACCTTTCTTCTCCGTACATGCATACAAGTGCTGATGTTCCCTCTCAGGTTGCTAAAGCCTGCAGCAAAGATCTTTCATCCGGTACTTTCACCGATTCAGACTGGGTGGGGTCGGATCAGACGGCTTTTCTCCGGAAAGAAGCGTCGGGATGATTAA
- a CDS encoding TrkH family potassium uptake protein: MKFQPWKMTPVQVIVLTYLIACIIGSLVLQLPVTHKQGVEISYIDSLFTAVSAISVTGLTTVNIADTFSPTGVILLMMMIQFGGIGFMSLGAFLWLAMGSRIGIQRRQMIMVDQNRSDLAGLVRLMRDIMIISLLIEGMGALLLGGYFFLFRDYGWEAFYYGAFASLSAYTNAGLDIFGNSLFNFANDYYVQLVHVVLITAGGIGFPVLVECKEWLTSQNRTQFRFSLFTKITVTTYLVLLVIGFVTIWLLEINHAFADMSWHQSMFMSLFNSTTTRSAGLATMDVNDFSLPTQMTMSFLMFIGASPSSVGGGIRTTTVAVVLLAVFFYARGQKHIRLFRRELMDEDVQKASVVFASGILLAALGLWGLIIVESSQHPLIKMIFEISSAFGTTGISMGITPDLTAPGKCILMLLMFIGRIGILSLLYLLRNNESKVNFHYPKEQVIIG, translated from the coding sequence ATGAAGTTCCAACCATGGAAAATGACACCGGTACAAGTTATCGTTCTCACCTATCTGATTGCCTGTATCATTGGCAGCCTGGTGTTGCAATTGCCGGTAACACATAAGCAGGGTGTGGAAATCAGTTATATCGATTCTTTGTTTACTGCAGTCAGTGCCATCAGTGTAACCGGTCTGACAACCGTCAATATCGCTGATACCTTTAGTCCCACAGGTGTTATTTTGCTGATGATGATGATCCAGTTCGGAGGTATCGGATTCATGAGTCTGGGGGCTTTCCTTTGGTTGGCCATGGGAAGTCGAATCGGCATCCAACGCAGACAAATGATTATGGTGGATCAGAATCGTTCAGACTTAGCCGGGTTGGTTCGCTTAATGAGAGATATTATGATTATCTCATTGTTGATTGAAGGAATGGGTGCTTTATTACTGGGCGGCTATTTCTTTTTGTTCCGGGATTACGGCTGGGAGGCCTTTTATTATGGTGCTTTTGCTTCCCTGTCTGCCTATACCAATGCCGGATTGGATATCTTCGGCAACTCGTTATTCAACTTTGCCAACGATTACTATGTACAGTTGGTACATGTTGTTCTGATTACTGCAGGAGGAATTGGTTTTCCCGTGCTGGTGGAATGCAAGGAATGGCTAACCAGTCAAAACAGGACCCAGTTCCGCTTTTCTTTGTTTACGAAAATTACTGTAACCACTTATCTCGTTTTATTGGTGATTGGCTTTGTCACCATCTGGTTATTGGAGATCAATCATGCTTTTGCCGATATGAGTTGGCATCAGTCTATGTTTATGTCCCTTTTCAATTCCACCACTACACGAAGTGCCGGGTTGGCAACCATGGATGTGAATGACTTCTCCCTGCCCACGCAGATGACGATGTCCTTTCTCATGTTTATCGGTGCCAGTCCCTCCAGCGTCGGTGGCGGAATCCGGACCACCACTGTTGCCGTAGTGCTGTTGGCAGTCTTTTTCTATGCCCGTGGACAAAAACATATCCGTTTGTTTCGCAGGGAATTGATGGACGAGGATGTACAAAAAGCTTCTGTCGTTTTTGCCTCGGGAATCCTGTTGGCCGCATTGGGGCTATGGGGTCTGATTATCGTGGAATCATCCCAACACCCCTTGATTAAAATGATTTTTGAAATTTCTTCGGCCTTTGGAACAACGGGAATCTCCATGGGAATCACTCCGGATTTGACTGCACCGGGTAAATGCATTCTGATGTTGCTGATGTTTATCGGGCGGATCGGGATTCTGTCCCTCTTATATCTGTTGCGGAATAATGAATCCAAAGTCAATTTCCATTATCCCAAGGAACAGGTGATTATCGGCTAG
- a CDS encoding exo-beta-N-acetylmuramidase NamZ family protein has translation MEVIGLKRWIGFGLTFALISSLFGSVSAKDPVSSPPKSNVQTGLDVILSDPDQLKGKKVGLITNPTGMSRDYRHGLDAMMDKGIHVVKVYGPEHGVRGVEQAGETPDSYIDPRSGLPFVNLYGKKPKEMAPLFDGVDILVFDIQDVGTRFYTYIYTMAYAMEAANMADKPFMVLDRPNPIGGEKVEGPVLDPDEASFVGLFPIPQRHGMTIGELALLFNGEFLSKKTDLKVVPLKGWKRWKSYDAHKLPWVMPSPNMPTLETALVYPGTGMFEGTNLSEGRGTTKPFQLVGAPYIKGWELTESLNSRGLPGVSFREAYFVPTFSKYKGKQVGGVEVHVEDPQTFSPVLTGVAMIQEVKRLYPEQFAWHKEGQSYWIDKLTGSDRLRKQIDEGVPTYRIEAGWKKDLAAFMEIRKNYLIYPEKK, from the coding sequence ATGGAGGTAATAGGATTGAAACGCTGGATCGGATTCGGTTTGACTTTTGCCTTGATAAGCAGTTTATTCGGTTCCGTCAGTGCAAAAGACCCGGTTTCATCCCCTCCAAAAAGCAATGTGCAGACGGGGTTGGACGTTATTCTGTCCGATCCGGATCAACTGAAAGGGAAAAAAGTGGGTTTGATCACCAATCCCACTGGGATGAGCAGGGACTACCGGCACGGATTGGACGCCATGATGGACAAGGGTATTCATGTGGTTAAGGTATATGGACCGGAGCATGGTGTTCGAGGCGTGGAGCAGGCTGGGGAAACACCGGATTCCTACATCGATCCCCGCAGTGGCTTGCCCTTTGTTAATCTGTATGGAAAAAAACCAAAAGAGATGGCTCCATTGTTTGATGGAGTGGATATTTTGGTGTTTGATATTCAGGATGTGGGAACCCGCTTTTATACCTATATCTATACCATGGCATACGCCATGGAAGCGGCAAACATGGCGGATAAACCGTTTATGGTGTTGGATCGTCCCAATCCCATTGGCGGTGAAAAAGTAGAGGGACCTGTCCTGGATCCCGATGAAGCCTCCTTTGTCGGATTGTTTCCGATCCCCCAACGTCACGGAATGACCATCGGTGAATTGGCCCTGTTGTTTAATGGGGAATTCCTGTCTAAAAAAACCGATCTCAAGGTGGTTCCTCTGAAAGGGTGGAAGCGTTGGAAATCCTATGATGCCCACAAACTGCCCTGGGTGATGCCCTCTCCCAATATGCCCACCCTGGAAACGGCATTGGTTTATCCGGGAACAGGGATGTTTGAGGGGACGAACTTATCTGAGGGAAGAGGAACCACGAAGCCCTTTCAACTGGTGGGAGCACCTTACATCAAGGGCTGGGAGCTGACGGAATCTCTCAACAGCAGGGGACTCCCAGGGGTGTCTTTCCGGGAAGCCTACTTCGTACCCACCTTTTCCAAGTACAAGGGAAAGCAAGTGGGAGGAGTAGAGGTTCATGTCGAGGATCCCCAAACCTTTTCCCCGGTTTTGACGGGAGTGGCCATGATCCAGGAAGTGAAAAGGTTGTACCCGGAGCAGTTTGCATGGCATAAAGAGGGTCAATCATATTGGATCGACAAACTGACGGGCTCGGACCGCCTTCGTAAACAAATTGATGAGGGAGTCCCCACCTATCGGATTGAAGCTGGATGGAAAAAGGATCTGGCTGCATTCATGGAAATACGGAAAAACTATCTCATCTACCCGGAAAAGAAATGA
- a CDS encoding DUF402 domain-containing protein, whose translation MDVTIKKIKFTTINKTYTEKIRDWHGRHCFATQYPNPDGKRIFLTYYFVKKGYTISKVFQRNGEFMYYYCDVMEMRQVGRLRYVMVDLLLDLIVYPDGRYHLIDVDEFAVAVEKGQLKKRQQVHSLRTLDKMTRMVVNRSFIPKYLQDATMFPLTDQSQKA comes from the coding sequence GTGGATGTAACCATAAAAAAAATCAAATTTACAACGATTAATAAAACCTATACCGAAAAGATACGGGATTGGCATGGTCGCCATTGTTTTGCAACCCAGTACCCCAACCCGGACGGAAAACGTATATTTTTGACCTATTATTTTGTGAAAAAAGGGTATACGATTTCCAAAGTATTTCAGCGTAATGGCGAATTTATGTATTATTACTGTGATGTTATGGAGATGCGCCAGGTTGGTCGGCTTCGTTATGTGATGGTGGATCTGTTGCTGGACTTGATCGTTTATCCCGATGGGCGCTATCATCTGATTGATGTGGATGAATTTGCAGTGGCAGTGGAAAAGGGACAACTGAAAAAACGGCAACAAGTGCACTCCTTGCGAACCTTGGATAAAATGACCCGGATGGTTGTAAATCGGTCTTTTATTCCCAAATACCTGCAAGATGCCACGATGTTCCCGTTGACAGACCAAAGCCAAAAAGCGTGA
- the spoIIE gene encoding stage II sporulation protein E has product MNLRLDHWGDVLGRPLRRMVPDRTERRRWFYRIITGWNLPVVVMGFLLGRAMILDTISPFAVAYLAVVFHLCRRQWPLAMMALVLGASTVGMDHGAWVSSSLIVLLVVQKIFYWLGKGNLNYVPFVVAITTAGVRLMQIYWEGWSSYNGMMAGIEVLLGFILTFIFVQSLPLFTLKRKQLSLRHEEIICLVILAGSVMTGTMGWAFGELSVAHIATRSLIMVLALAGGGMLGASVGVITGMILSLSDPGSVGQISLLAFAGLLAGLFREGKRWGVSIGFILGTGILSLYGGGMTEAGLSLSESLLAMLIFLCIPPSWVRAVARYIPGTAENDSAQQEYVRRLRDVTAAKVEQFTELFRELSKSFQEDASRHQQQDENHMNRFISAVMDQSCKSCPLYKQCWEKNFVSTYNGMTDLMAMVELKGSSEPLKVPKAWSDHCIRGEKVLSLIQKGYDSYEQDLIWRERLKETRRLVSDQLEGVSEVMEDLAREIRTETQVMAAQEEQIHQALEELGLSIQRVEVINLEEGKAEIEVTMPQADALDECNKLVAPLLTEVLGEPIAVYRKEIQGRTNKAAVTLGSAQRFEIKTGVAGAAKGGQWLSGDSYCYMNLGTGKYAVAISDGMGNGTRAQEESSAALSLLRRLLSAGMNEEKAVETINSILSLRSTDEMFATIDLALVDLNSARSRFLKIGSTPGFIKRGNEVMMVSAGNPPLGILRDIDIEAVDKELQAGDLVVMVTDGIYDAPQHASNKEACMKRLISEIDTKDPQGFADCLLEKVIRHHNGEINDDMTVVVAKVERYVPEWTTIRIPGMPRLSRQRAAGM; this is encoded by the coding sequence ATGAATTTGCGTTTGGATCATTGGGGCGATGTGTTGGGGAGGCCTTTACGCAGGATGGTGCCGGATCGGACTGAACGGAGACGGTGGTTTTACCGGATCATAACCGGATGGAATCTGCCGGTTGTCGTAATGGGATTTTTATTGGGAAGGGCTATGATTCTGGATACCATTTCTCCATTTGCCGTTGCTTATCTGGCTGTGGTGTTTCATCTGTGCCGACGCCAATGGCCCTTGGCGATGATGGCCCTGGTATTGGGAGCATCCACTGTAGGGATGGATCATGGGGCTTGGGTTTCCAGTTCTCTGATTGTGTTGTTGGTCGTCCAGAAGATTTTTTACTGGTTGGGAAAAGGGAATCTCAATTACGTCCCTTTCGTGGTGGCTATCACTACCGCCGGGGTCCGCCTGATGCAAATTTATTGGGAAGGCTGGTCTTCCTATAACGGCATGATGGCTGGGATAGAGGTGTTGCTGGGTTTTATTCTCACCTTTATTTTCGTTCAATCCTTGCCTCTGTTTACCCTGAAGCGCAAGCAGTTGTCCTTGCGTCATGAAGAGATCATCTGTCTGGTGATTTTGGCCGGGTCGGTGATGACCGGAACAATGGGCTGGGCATTTGGGGAATTATCCGTGGCTCATATCGCCACCCGCTCTCTCATCATGGTGTTGGCCCTGGCGGGTGGAGGGATGCTGGGGGCATCGGTAGGGGTGATTACCGGAATGATACTCAGTCTGTCTGATCCGGGGTCAGTCGGGCAGATCAGTCTCCTTGCCTTTGCCGGATTGTTGGCGGGATTGTTCCGGGAAGGAAAGAGATGGGGGGTCTCCATCGGGTTTATTTTGGGAACCGGGATTTTGTCCCTGTATGGGGGTGGAATGACAGAAGCGGGGCTGTCTCTGAGTGAATCCCTTCTGGCCATGCTGATCTTTTTATGTATCCCTCCCTCCTGGGTACGGGCTGTTGCCCGGTATATCCCGGGAACGGCGGAAAATGATTCAGCCCAACAGGAATATGTACGTCGGCTGAGAGATGTGACAGCGGCCAAAGTGGAGCAGTTTACGGAATTATTCCGGGAGTTGTCCAAAAGCTTTCAGGAGGATGCATCCCGTCATCAGCAACAGGATGAGAACCATATGAACCGATTTATCTCGGCGGTGATGGATCAATCCTGTAAATCTTGTCCCTTGTACAAGCAGTGCTGGGAGAAAAATTTTGTCTCGACATATAACGGTATGACCGATTTGATGGCGATGGTGGAGCTGAAAGGAAGCAGTGAGCCCCTGAAAGTGCCCAAGGCCTGGTCGGATCATTGTATTCGGGGAGAGAAAGTCCTTTCCCTGATTCAAAAGGGGTATGATTCCTATGAACAAGATTTGATTTGGCGGGAGCGTTTAAAGGAGACCCGCAGGCTGGTTTCCGATCAGTTGGAAGGTGTTTCAGAGGTCATGGAGGATCTGGCTCGGGAGATCCGGACTGAAACCCAGGTGATGGCGGCCCAGGAAGAACAGATTCACCAGGCTTTGGAGGAGCTGGGGCTGTCCATTCAACGGGTGGAAGTGATCAATCTGGAGGAGGGGAAAGCGGAGATCGAAGTGACCATGCCCCAGGCAGATGCCCTGGATGAGTGCAATAAACTGGTGGCTCCTTTGTTGACGGAGGTGCTGGGTGAGCCGATTGCGGTTTATCGAAAAGAGATACAGGGAAGAACAAACAAAGCGGCGGTTACCTTGGGATCAGCGCAACGCTTTGAGATTAAGACCGGGGTGGCCGGGGCAGCTAAAGGAGGGCAGTGGTTATCAGGAGACAGTTACTGTTATATGAATTTAGGGACCGGGAAGTACGCCGTGGCGATCAGCGACGGAATGGGAAACGGAACCCGGGCCCAAGAAGAGTCCAGTGCCGCTCTGTCCTTGTTGCGCCGTTTGCTGAGTGCCGGGATGAATGAGGAGAAAGCGGTGGAGACCATTAATTCCATTCTCAGTTTGCGTTCTACGGATGAAATGTTCGCTACCATTGACCTGGCTTTGGTGGACCTGAACTCCGCCCGTTCCCGATTCCTGAAAATTGGGTCAACCCCCGGATTTATCAAACGGGGGAACGAGGTGATGATGGTATCCGCAGGCAATCCACCCTTGGGGATCCTTCGGGATATTGACATCGAGGCGGTGGACAAAGAACTGCAGGCAGGGGATCTGGTGGTGATGGTGACTGATGGCATCTATGATGCGCCGCAACACGCTTCCAACAAAGAAGCCTGCATGAAACGGCTGATCTCTGAAATCGATACGAAAGATCCCCAGGGATTTGCTGATTGTCTGTTGGAAAAAGTAATCCGTCACCATAACGGGGAGATCAATGATGATATGACAGTGGTAGTGGCCAAGGTGGAACGCTATGTACCGGAATGGACCACGATCCGTATACCGGGAATGCCCCGTCTTTCACGGCAACGTGCGGCGGGAATGTGA
- the tilS gene encoding tRNA lysidine(34) synthetase TilS: MLKRVRKLVKEHNLLPPQSKVLVGVSGGPDSMALLHVLGRLAVEFDWELIAVHVNHRLRGEASDEDEHYVRTQCQAWGIPCDVESVDVAAHLQKHGGNKQAVARLLRYDAFRRVALNRQVNILALAHHGDDQVETILMRLVRGAAPGSLTGISPLREWKGIRIVRPMLDVFREDVESYCDIHKLQPRLDESNLDRRYTRNRLRMEIVPRLRQINPGFREGILQYTTMAEDEESMWKKLAEKAAGQVSLSRDQRGFTLDSIAFVQLDVALQRRLIKLILNCLMESGTNEGTFHAVEQIRYLAKQPDPSMRIDLPGGLEAEREYQLLRIVYSSSDPAGSLTVPLQSLNLSGKTEFSPYPGHFCARMESQPISHKSLHKNCALFDADLLEYPLTLRNRCSGDRVRPMGLQGTKKVKDVLIDAKVPRRLRNVLPLVVSGKEIIWIPGVLRSETALTTKDTRSFLYLEWVPHNQ; encoded by the coding sequence GTGTTGAAGCGAGTTCGGAAATTGGTGAAAGAGCATAATTTGTTGCCGCCGCAAAGCAAGGTACTGGTAGGCGTTTCCGGTGGTCCTGATTCCATGGCATTGCTCCATGTCCTGGGACGGCTTGCCGTTGAATTTGATTGGGAGTTAATCGCTGTCCATGTCAATCACCGCTTACGGGGAGAGGCCAGTGATGAGGATGAACACTATGTCCGCACCCAGTGTCAAGCATGGGGCATTCCTTGTGATGTGGAGTCTGTGGATGTGGCAGCCCATTTGCAAAAACATGGAGGGAACAAGCAGGCCGTTGCCCGGCTGTTGCGCTATGACGCCTTTCGCCGTGTCGCTCTGAACAGGCAGGTGAATATCCTGGCACTGGCCCACCATGGGGATGATCAGGTAGAGACGATTCTGATGCGTCTTGTCCGGGGTGCGGCTCCAGGAAGTCTGACCGGTATTTCTCCCCTTCGTGAATGGAAGGGAATACGGATTGTCCGGCCGATGCTGGATGTGTTTCGGGAAGATGTGGAATCCTACTGTGATATACATAAGCTTCAGCCTCGTCTGGATGAAAGCAATCTGGATCGGCGGTACACCCGGAACCGTCTGCGAATGGAAATTGTTCCTCGTTTACGTCAGATAAATCCAGGTTTTCGCGAAGGGATTCTGCAATATACCACGATGGCAGAAGATGAAGAAAGCATGTGGAAGAAGTTGGCGGAAAAAGCCGCCGGCCAAGTTTCTTTAAGTCGGGATCAGCGTGGATTTACCTTGGATTCCATCGCTTTTGTCCAGCTGGATGTCGCTTTACAAAGAAGGTTGATTAAACTAATATTAAATTGTCTTATGGAAAGCGGAACCAATGAAGGAACGTTCCATGCTGTTGAACAGATTCGGTATTTGGCAAAACAGCCAGATCCCTCCATGAGGATCGATTTGCCAGGAGGTCTGGAGGCTGAACGGGAATACCAACTGCTCCGAATTGTGTACTCCTCCTCTGACCCGGCCGGGTCTCTTACAGTGCCTCTTCAGTCACTCAATCTTTCCGGGAAAACGGAGTTTTCCCCTTATCCCGGACACTTTTGTGCCAGGATGGAAAGCCAACCGATTTCCCACAAGTCATTACACAAAAATTGTGCCCTGTTTGATGCGGATTTACTGGAGTATCCCCTTACCCTTCGTAACCGATGTTCCGGAGATCGCGTCAGACCCATGGGGTTACAAGGGACGAAGAAAGTTAAGGATGTTTTGATTGATGCCAAAGTTCCCCGTCGATTGAGGAATGTATTGCCTTTGGTTGTCTCCGGAAAGGAGATTATCTGGATCCCAGGAGTTCTTCGGTCGGAAACAGCCTTGACAACGAAGGACACCCGGAGTTTTTTGTATTTGGAGTGGGTTCCGCACAATCAGTAA
- the hpt gene encoding hypoxanthine phosphoribosyltransferase, with amino-acid sequence MDEDIQEVLISESEITRKVKELGKQLTQDYRGLNPLCICVLKGAAPFMTDLVGQMEIPLEMDFMDVSSYGASTKSSGVVRIIKDLDASVEGRHVLVVEDIIDSGLTLNHLLELFRQRNAASVKVVTLLDKPGRRSAELKPDYCGFTVPDAFVVGYGLDYDEKYRNLRYIGVLKKEVYTHSSEL; translated from the coding sequence ATGGACGAGGACATCCAAGAGGTTTTGATTTCGGAATCGGAGATTACCCGAAAAGTGAAGGAGTTGGGAAAACAGCTCACACAGGATTACCGGGGTCTCAACCCTCTCTGCATATGTGTTCTGAAGGGGGCTGCTCCCTTCATGACAGATCTGGTAGGCCAAATGGAAATCCCTCTGGAGATGGATTTTATGGATGTATCCAGTTACGGGGCTTCCACGAAGTCTTCCGGTGTGGTACGGATCATCAAAGACTTGGACGCATCTGTGGAGGGGCGACATGTGTTGGTGGTGGAGGATATTATCGACAGCGGTTTGACGCTCAACCATCTGCTGGAATTGTTCCGTCAGCGGAATGCCGCTTCCGTCAAAGTGGTTACACTGTTAGATAAACCAGGCCGGCGGTCGGCGGAGCTAAAGCCTGACTACTGTGGGTTTACGGTCCCTGATGCTTTTGTCGTGGGTTATGGACTGGATTATGATGAAAAGTATCGCAATCTCCGTTATATCGGAGTGTTAAAGAAAGAAGTGTATACCCATTCAAGTGAGTTGTGA